The following coding sequences are from one Loxodonta africana isolate mLoxAfr1 chromosome 18, mLoxAfr1.hap2, whole genome shotgun sequence window:
- the STH gene encoding LOW QUALITY PROTEIN: saitohin (The sequence of the model RefSeq protein was modified relative to this genomic sequence to represent the inferred CDS: deleted 1 base in 1 codon): protein MRGNGPIRLCQWEALLERVVNWTWWVCEWMIQEAEAETLSSAWRAAPLLALGSSEAGLEGLGTVWTSSFISAELSSDSAEQRRKLSSEGPFQGWAHPFHPGLPIQD from the exons ATGCGTGGTAATGG CCCCATAAGGCTGTGCCAGTGGGAAGCCCTCCTTGAACGTGTGGTTAATTGGACTTGGTGGGTCTGTGAGTGGATGATTCAGGAAGCCGAAGCCGAAACCCTCAGCTCGGCATGGAGAGCGGCTCCCCTGTTGGCC CTGGGTTCATCTGAGGCTGGCTTGGAAGGTTTGGGCACCGTGTGGACCAGTTCTTTCATCTCTGCTGAGCTCAGCAGTGACAGCGCTGAGCAGAGAAGAAAACTTTCCAGTGAAGGCCCCTTTCAGGGCTGGGCCCACCCCTTCCACCCAGGGCTGCCCATCCAGGACTGA